A portion of the Alloyangia pacifica genome contains these proteins:
- a CDS encoding indolepyruvate ferredoxin oxidoreductase family protein has product MTDQTPILGDYELSDRYTRTEGRVFLTGTQAILRIALDQARRDEAAGLDTRGFISGYRGSPVGGIDLEVARNRALVDAEGIGFVPAVNEELAATQIIGTQQVETDPDRTCAGVFGLWYGKGPGVDRAADALKHGNAYGSSPHGGVLVVAGDDHGCVSSSMPHQSDVAFMNFFMPTINPANVAEFLSFAEWGYALSRFSGMWVGFKAISETVESGMSFELPNPRSFVAPDYEPPKSGLHYRWPDLPGPQIEERMEAKKAAVLAFARANPIDRSEWGHEAHFGIVTTGKSHLDVLEALRLLGIDEARAAEIGLDIYKVGMVWPLEHHGALAFAKDKRELLVIEEKRGIIESQLKEYFYDFPGQKPERMVGKRDETGNRLIPWTHELGAVMLARHIAARLERNFPDLDLVSKAAHAVPDPAPILVEGAARTPYFCSGCPHNTSTKVPEGSQALAGIGCHFMASWMNRNTTSLIQMGGEGVNWVSRSRFNGNKHVFQNLGDGTYYHSGSLAVRQAIAAGTNITYKILYNDAVAMTGGQHVDGPLSVAAIAQSMVSEGAKKVVVVSDDPDALRREGLPAGVPVEHRRDLDRVQRELRDIPGTTVLIYQQTCATEKRRLRKRGKMEDPKKFAVINPLVCEGCGDCSVESNCLSVEPLEAEFGHKRKINLNTCNKDFTCLNGFCPSFVTVEGATLKKTDAAGKEALAQLQAALPEPELPSLSQPWDILVTGVGGTGVVTVGQLIAMAANLEQKGASVLDFMGFAQKFGPVLSYLRVAASEAVLNQVKIEPSSAHALIGCDLVVSSSPKASATYRKGETRAVINTAIMPTGDLVQNRDADLNAGARLEAIRATVDAASLQSFDANTLAEALLGDSVFANVMILGAAWQAGLVPLGLEALMRAIELNGVKPAQNKDAFTWGRVLVHDRGAVERVADLPASPVLTLDEMIARRAEFLTGYQNAAWAQEYLCEIGKVRKAETAATGAGGALTEAAAKGLFKLMSYKDEYEVARLHTQTGFQDDLAARFDGPFKLVHHMAPPVLAGGRDARGRPLKRAFGPWIRPAMRLLAKMKPLRGTALDPFGYSVERKMERALIAEYRALLDHLTAGLTFENRDERAAKAALVMDIRGFGPVKRAAAMGVRAQMAEISADNGTQSDRSSAIM; this is encoded by the coding sequence ATGACCGATCAGACACCCATTCTGGGCGACTACGAACTGTCGGACCGCTACACCCGAACCGAGGGCCGAGTCTTTCTGACCGGCACGCAGGCGATCCTGCGCATTGCACTCGACCAGGCTCGTCGCGACGAGGCCGCAGGCCTCGACACGCGCGGCTTCATCTCGGGCTACCGCGGCTCGCCGGTCGGCGGGATCGACCTCGAGGTGGCGCGGAACCGCGCACTGGTGGATGCCGAGGGGATCGGCTTCGTACCCGCCGTCAACGAGGAACTCGCAGCCACTCAGATCATTGGCACGCAGCAGGTCGAAACGGATCCGGACCGCACATGCGCCGGGGTCTTCGGCCTGTGGTACGGCAAGGGACCCGGGGTCGACCGGGCCGCAGATGCGCTCAAGCACGGCAACGCCTACGGGTCCTCGCCGCATGGCGGGGTGCTGGTGGTGGCGGGGGACGACCATGGCTGCGTCTCGTCCTCGATGCCGCACCAGTCCGACGTCGCCTTCATGAATTTCTTCATGCCGACGATCAATCCGGCCAACGTGGCCGAGTTCCTGAGCTTCGCCGAATGGGGTTACGCGCTGTCGCGCTTCTCGGGCATGTGGGTGGGGTTCAAGGCAATCTCGGAGACCGTCGAGTCGGGCATGTCCTTCGAGCTGCCAAATCCCCGCTCTTTTGTGGCGCCCGACTACGAGCCGCCCAAGAGCGGATTGCACTACCGATGGCCGGACCTTCCGGGACCGCAGATCGAGGAGCGGATGGAAGCCAAGAAGGCTGCGGTCCTTGCCTTTGCGCGCGCCAATCCGATCGATCGCAGCGAATGGGGGCACGAGGCGCATTTCGGCATCGTCACCACCGGCAAGTCGCATCTCGATGTGCTCGAGGCGCTGCGGCTGCTGGGCATCGACGAGGCGCGCGCGGCCGAGATCGGCCTCGACATCTACAAGGTCGGCATGGTCTGGCCGCTGGAGCACCACGGCGCCTTGGCCTTTGCAAAGGACAAGCGCGAGTTGCTGGTCATCGAAGAGAAGCGGGGCATCATCGAAAGCCAGCTCAAGGAGTATTTCTACGACTTCCCGGGACAGAAGCCCGAGCGGATGGTCGGCAAGCGCGACGAGACGGGCAACCGTCTCATCCCCTGGACGCACGAACTCGGCGCAGTCATGCTCGCCCGGCACATCGCGGCGCGGCTGGAGCGCAACTTTCCCGACCTTGACCTTGTGAGCAAGGCCGCGCACGCGGTACCCGACCCCGCGCCGATCCTCGTAGAGGGGGCCGCCCGCACGCCCTACTTCTGCTCGGGATGCCCGCACAACACCTCGACCAAGGTGCCCGAGGGCAGTCAGGCGCTGGCCGGGATCGGCTGCCATTTCATGGCCAGCTGGATGAACCGCAACACGACCTCGCTGATCCAGATGGGCGGTGAGGGGGTGAACTGGGTCTCCCGCTCCAGGTTCAACGGCAACAAGCACGTCTTCCAGAACCTCGGCGACGGCACCTATTACCATTCCGGCTCTCTGGCTGTCCGGCAGGCGATCGCCGCAGGGACCAACATCACCTACAAGATCCTCTACAATGACGCCGTGGCGATGACCGGCGGGCAGCACGTGGATGGCCCGCTGAGCGTCGCGGCCATCGCGCAGTCGATGGTGTCTGAAGGCGCCAAGAAGGTGGTCGTGGTCTCGGACGACCCCGACGCGCTGCGCCGCGAAGGGCTGCCGGCGGGTGTGCCGGTGGAGCATCGCCGCGATCTCGACCGGGTGCAGCGCGAGCTGCGCGACATCCCCGGTACCACCGTGCTCATCTACCAGCAGACCTGCGCCACCGAGAAGCGCCGGCTGCGCAAGCGCGGCAAGATGGAGGACCCGAAGAAATTCGCGGTGATCAACCCGCTGGTCTGCGAGGGCTGTGGCGATTGCTCGGTGGAATCCAACTGCCTGAGCGTCGAGCCATTGGAGGCCGAGTTCGGCCACAAGCGGAAGATCAATCTCAACACCTGCAACAAGGATTTCACCTGTCTCAACGGCTTCTGCCCGAGCTTCGTGACCGTCGAGGGGGCGACGCTGAAAAAAACCGATGCGGCCGGGAAGGAGGCACTCGCCCAGCTGCAGGCGGCTCTGCCGGAGCCTGAGCTGCCCTCTCTCTCCCAGCCTTGGGACATTCTCGTCACCGGGGTCGGCGGCACGGGGGTGGTCACCGTCGGCCAGCTCATCGCAATGGCGGCGAACCTTGAGCAAAAGGGGGCCTCGGTGCTCGACTTCATGGGGTTCGCCCAGAAATTCGGCCCGGTGCTGAGCTACCTGCGCGTGGCGGCCTCCGAAGCGGTGCTGAACCAGGTGAAGATCGAGCCGAGCTCGGCCCATGCGCTGATTGGCTGCGATCTGGTGGTCAGCTCCTCGCCAAAGGCCTCTGCCACTTATCGCAAGGGCGAGACGCGGGCGGTGATCAATACCGCCATTATGCCCACCGGCGATCTGGTGCAGAACCGCGACGCCGATCTCAACGCGGGCGCGCGGCTGGAGGCGATCCGCGCCACCGTCGATGCGGCGTCGCTGCAGAGCTTCGACGCCAACACGCTGGCCGAAGCGCTGCTCGGCGACAGCGTCTTTGCCAACGTGATGATCCTTGGCGCGGCCTGGCAGGCCGGGCTGGTGCCGCTGGGACTCGAGGCCTTGATGCGGGCAATCGAACTCAACGGCGTGAAGCCGGCGCAGAACAAGGACGCCTTCACCTGGGGGCGGGTGCTGGTGCATGACCGTGGGGCGGTCGAGCGCGTCGCCGACCTGCCCGCCAGCCCGGTTCTGACGCTGGACGAGATGATCGCGCGGCGGGCCGAGTTCCTGACGGGCTACCAGAATGCCGCCTGGGCGCAGGAGTACCTGTGCGAGATCGGCAAGGTCCGCAAGGCCGAGACCGCCGCCACCGGCGCAGGCGGGGCATTGACCGAGGCGGCGGCCAAGGGACTCTTCAAGCTCATGTCCTACAAGGACGAATATGAAGTGGCGCGGCTGCATACGCAGACCGGCTTCCAAGACGACCTTGCCGCGCGTTTCGACGGGCCGTTCAAGCTGGTCCACCACATGGCACCGCCGGTTCTCGCCGGGGGACGGGATGCGCGCGGGCGGCCCCTCAAGCGCGCTTTCGGGCCCTGGATACGCCCTGCGATGCGCCTGCTCGCGAAGATGAAACCGCTGCGCGGCACCGCGCTCGATCCCTTCGGCTACAGTGTCGAGCGAAAGATGGAGCGCGCTCTGATCGCCGAGTACCGCGCCTTGCTGGACCACCTCACCGCCGGGCTGACCTTCGAGAACCGCGATGAGCGCGCCGCAAAGGCGGCGCTGGTGATGGACATCCGCGGCTTCGGGCCGGTGAAACGGGCCGCGGCGATGGGGGTCAGGGCGCAAATGGCCGAGATCTCCGCTGATAACGGCACGCAAAGTGACAGAAGCTCTGCAATCATGTGA
- a CDS encoding Lrp/AsnC family transcriptional regulator has protein sequence MTKISPLEARMLAILQSDASISMSELARQTSSSSATCWRRLRELEEAGVVSTPVRLVDPAKVGRGMDAFCQVRMKAQDADARSAFQRAMDLEPAIVEVYSISGDWDYLLHIVVKDIPDLENILMTRIHELDCVATASTMFVLRRVKHTTRIPV, from the coding sequence ATGACAAAGATATCGCCGCTCGAAGCCCGAATGCTTGCCATCCTGCAATCCGACGCCTCGATCAGCATGAGCGAGCTCGCGCGGCAGACGAGCAGTTCGAGCGCCACCTGCTGGCGACGCCTGCGTGAACTGGAAGAGGCCGGCGTGGTCAGCACGCCGGTGCGCCTGGTCGATCCGGCCAAGGTCGGGCGGGGCATGGACGCCTTCTGCCAGGTGCGGATGAAGGCGCAGGACGCCGACGCGCGCTCGGCCTTCCAAAGGGCGATGGACCTTGAGCCCGCGATCGTCGAGGTCTACTCGATCTCGGGCGACTGGGATTACCTGCTGCATATCGTGGTGAAGGATATCCCAGATCTCGAGAATATCCTGATGACCCGCATCCACGAACTGGATTGCGTTGCCACTGCCTCGACCATGTTCGTGCTACGCCGCGTGAAGCACACCACGCGCATCCCGGTCTGA
- a CDS encoding PRC-barrel domain-containing protein: MRHITLPALSLILMAGAASAQTMDVSSLHSIDDADIMGADGKKIGEIEEILVNDSGEPVAAVVEAGGFLNIGDDDIVVSLDELTFDNGDFTTSMTEEELKNLPKWED; encoded by the coding sequence ATGCGCCACATCACTTTGCCCGCTCTTTCGCTCATCCTCATGGCCGGCGCAGCATCGGCACAAACGATGGACGTGTCCTCGCTTCACAGCATCGACGACGCCGACATCATGGGGGCAGATGGCAAAAAAATCGGTGAAATCGAGGAGATCTTGGTCAACGATTCCGGCGAGCCCGTCGCAGCTGTCGTCGAAGCCGGAGGCTTTCTGAACATTGGCGACGACGATATTGTTGTCTCGCTCGACGAGCTCACCTTCGATAACGGTGATTTCACCACCTCCATGACCGAGGAGGAACTGAAGAACCTTCCCAAGTGGGAGGATTGA
- a CDS encoding lipocalin family protein, which yields MNKRLTLTSAVVAILLAGCAAIQRPEVANPNVPEPKKPVELSRYLGVWYEQARFDHSFERDCMNVTAKYELRDDGLIGVTNRCQRNGETSTTKGTASIAGDPAKLEVTFFWPFKGDYWILDHSDDYSWSIVGEPSGRYLWFLTRKMSVDEPTIDMLKGKAREMGYDLTGLIRVRQIEE from the coding sequence TTGAATAAAAGACTTACGCTCACCTCAGCCGTCGTTGCAATACTCCTCGCCGGGTGTGCTGCGATCCAGCGCCCAGAGGTCGCCAACCCGAACGTGCCGGAGCCGAAGAAACCGGTTGAGCTGAGCAGGTACCTCGGCGTTTGGTACGAACAGGCGCGCTTCGACCATTCCTTTGAACGTGATTGCATGAACGTAACCGCGAAATATGAGCTGCGCGACGACGGGTTGATCGGGGTTACAAATCGATGCCAAAGAAACGGCGAGACATCGACTACTAAAGGAACCGCTTCGATCGCAGGGGACCCCGCGAAACTTGAAGTGACCTTCTTCTGGCCATTCAAAGGCGACTATTGGATCCTGGATCACTCGGACGACTACTCTTGGTCGATTGTCGGCGAACCGAGTGGCCGTTATTTATGGTTCCTTACGCGCAAGATGTCGGTGGATGAGCCGACGATTGACATGCTCAAAGGCAAGGCGCGTGAAATGGGATACGATTTGACGGGCCTCATCCGGGTTAGGCAGATTGAAGAGTGA
- a CDS encoding potassium channel family protein — protein MPKPKSRSFAVIGLGTFGTTVASELARFGNHVLGIDLQERNVSRVADTIAEAVIADGRDDQALREVGVGSYDVAVVAIGEELDANILCTMNVKMLGVPTVWVKAMNRTHHRILSKLGADRVILPEQEIGRHIAQMLHNPLVRDYVSLGNGFHVVDFRVPQSLDGTPIDKIGLSEKFELWTLGLMRGSDYVDCRAGATELKADDKLLLLGRRENLRRFADGL, from the coding sequence ATGCCCAAACCGAAGTCTCGCAGTTTCGCCGTCATCGGCCTCGGAACCTTCGGCACAACCGTCGCGTCTGAGTTGGCCCGGTTCGGCAACCACGTGCTTGGGATCGACCTGCAGGAACGCAACGTCTCACGCGTCGCCGACACGATTGCCGAAGCGGTGATCGCCGATGGCCGCGACGACCAGGCTCTGCGCGAGGTCGGAGTGGGCAGCTACGATGTTGCCGTCGTCGCCATCGGCGAAGAGCTCGACGCCAACATCCTTTGCACCATGAACGTCAAGATGCTTGGCGTGCCCACGGTCTGGGTGAAGGCGATGAACCGCACGCATCATCGGATTCTGTCCAAGCTTGGTGCCGACCGGGTGATCCTGCCCGAGCAGGAGATCGGTCGCCATATCGCCCAGATGCTGCACAACCCGCTGGTCCGCGACTACGTGAGCCTCGGTAACGGCTTCCACGTGGTGGACTTCCGCGTGCCCCAAAGTCTCGACGGTACGCCCATCGACAAGATCGGCCTGTCCGAGAAGTTCGAGCTTTGGACCTTGGGGCTCATGCGCGGCAGCGACTATGTGGACTGCCGGGCCGGGGCGACCGAACTCAAGGCGGACGACAAGCTGCTGCTCCTCGGACGCAGGGAAAACCTGCGCCGCTTCGCGGACGGGCTCTGA
- a CDS encoding TrkH family potassium uptake protein, which yields MQLPPPAILAGLYAVLIVLGGALLMVPAATAMPITWSDAIFTAASAVTVTGLVVSDTGSQFTLFGQGVIMVLIQLGGLGLMTFAVLLLSMLGLPVTISQRIFLREDLNQTSISDLLVLVRGILKTVLACELLGVALLSAVFVPEFGWGEGLWQALFHTVSAFNNAGFALFPDSLSRYVGNPVVNLTIPALFIFGGLGFIVVTEAYGKRRWQAFSLHTKLMLVGTLALIVWSVLTFAALEWTNPATLGGLASTGDRLWASWFQGVTTRTAGFNTVDIGGIHDSTSMMFMSLMVIGGGSTSTAGGIKVTTFIVLLLATVAFFRRSQQLHVFGRSIGAEEIMKVLALTMVSLLTVLVAIFLVTLSHDGDFIDLAFEVTSAFGTVGLSRGTTGELDGFGRAVIIAVMFVGRVGPLTLGFFLATRSKPRVGYPASKVYLG from the coding sequence ATGCAGTTGCCCCCGCCCGCGATCCTCGCCGGTCTCTATGCGGTGCTGATCGTCCTGGGTGGCGCTCTGCTGATGGTGCCCGCAGCGACGGCGATGCCGATTACCTGGTCGGACGCGATCTTCACCGCCGCCTCGGCCGTGACGGTGACCGGCCTCGTGGTCTCGGACACCGGCAGCCAGTTCACCCTCTTCGGTCAGGGGGTCATTATGGTGCTGATCCAGCTGGGTGGGCTGGGGTTGATGACCTTTGCCGTGCTGTTGCTGTCGATGCTGGGTCTTCCGGTGACGATCTCGCAGCGCATCTTCCTGCGTGAGGATCTCAACCAGACTTCGATCAGCGACCTGCTGGTCCTCGTTCGTGGGATCCTCAAGACTGTGCTGGCCTGCGAACTCTTGGGAGTGGCGCTGCTGTCCGCCGTCTTCGTGCCCGAATTCGGCTGGGGCGAGGGGCTGTGGCAGGCGCTTTTCCATACTGTCTCGGCGTTCAACAACGCGGGCTTTGCGCTCTTTCCCGACAGTTTGTCGCGCTATGTGGGCAACCCTGTAGTCAACCTCACGATCCCGGCGCTGTTCATCTTCGGCGGGCTGGGGTTCATCGTGGTGACCGAGGCCTACGGCAAGCGCCGCTGGCAAGCGTTCTCGCTGCACACAAAGCTCATGTTGGTCGGCACTCTGGCTCTGATCGTCTGGTCCGTGCTGACCTTCGCTGCACTGGAATGGACCAACCCTGCGACGCTCGGCGGGCTTGCCAGTACCGGTGACAGGCTGTGGGCCAGCTGGTTCCAGGGGGTGACGACCCGCACCGCTGGCTTCAACACCGTCGACATCGGCGGCATCCATGACAGCACCTCCATGATGTTCATGTCCCTCATGGTGATCGGTGGAGGCAGCACCTCGACGGCCGGAGGCATCAAGGTGACAACCTTTATCGTCCTTCTTCTTGCGACCGTCGCCTTCTTCCGGCGTAGTCAGCAGCTGCACGTCTTCGGGCGGAGTATCGGTGCCGAAGAGATCATGAAGGTTCTGGCGCTGACCATGGTAAGCCTGCTGACCGTTCTGGTCGCGATCTTCCTCGTGACCCTGTCCCACGATGGGGACTTCATCGATCTTGCATTCGAGGTCACCTCGGCCTTCGGTACGGTCGGATTGTCACGGGGGACCACCGGAGAGCTGGACGGCTTCGGTCGCGCGGTGATCATCGCCGTCATGTTTGTCGGCAGGGTTGGACCACTGACCCTGGGCTTTTTCCTTGCAACACGATCCAAGCCCCGGGTTGGGTACCCTGCGAGCAAAGTTTATCTCGGGTAG
- a CDS encoding ABC transporter ATP-binding protein, which produces MADIALQNVSKSFGAVEVIKDISLEVKQGEFMAFLGPSGSGKSTLLRMIAGLESIDRGKLLIGGRECQALAPGQRNVAMVFQNYALYPHMTVRDNMAFGLRNIGMKEKDIAARVADAGRILEMESLLDRRPSQLSGGQRQRVAIGRAIVKEPAAFLFDEPLSNLDAALRVRTRVELAQLHQRIAATMIYVTHDQTEAMTLADRIVILNNCRIEQIGTPMEVYTYPASRFVAGFVGSPGMNFMKADVAISGREAVAVLGDGSRVTMNISIPDGGTYELGIRPEAVHVTTGEGDTKGEATVVEHLGDRTLVHTRLSDGTSVIALDGGRSQVAPGDSVALRFDTTQLHLFDSTGRAHHAD; this is translated from the coding sequence ATGGCAGATATCGCACTGCAGAACGTCTCGAAGAGCTTCGGCGCCGTCGAGGTCATCAAAGACATCAGTCTCGAGGTAAAGCAGGGAGAATTCATGGCCTTTCTCGGGCCGTCTGGTTCGGGAAAGTCCACCCTGCTGCGCATGATCGCTGGTCTCGAGTCCATCGACCGCGGCAAGCTTCTGATCGGCGGTCGAGAGTGCCAGGCTCTCGCCCCGGGCCAACGAAACGTGGCGATGGTCTTCCAGAACTACGCCCTTTATCCCCACATGACCGTGCGCGACAACATGGCCTTCGGACTGCGCAATATCGGGATGAAGGAGAAGGACATCGCCGCCCGGGTCGCGGATGCCGGGCGTATCCTCGAGATGGAGTCGCTTCTCGACCGCCGCCCGAGCCAGCTGTCGGGCGGGCAGCGCCAGCGGGTGGCCATTGGCAGGGCGATCGTCAAGGAGCCCGCGGCGTTTCTCTTCGACGAACCGCTGTCAAATCTCGACGCTGCGCTCCGGGTGCGCACGCGGGTCGAGCTCGCGCAGCTGCACCAGCGCATCGCGGCCACGATGATCTATGTCACCCACGACCAGACCGAGGCCATGACGCTCGCCGACCGGATTGTCATCCTCAACAATTGCCGGATCGAGCAGATCGGCACACCGATGGAGGTCTACACTTATCCTGCCTCGCGCTTTGTCGCCGGTTTTGTCGGAAGTCCGGGCATGAACTTCATGAAAGCGGACGTGGCGATTTCTGGCAGAGAGGCTGTTGCCGTCCTCGGCGACGGATCGCGCGTGACGATGAACATTTCGATCCCGGATGGCGGCACATACGAGCTGGGGATACGCCCCGAAGCGGTGCACGTCACAACAGGCGAAGGTGACACGAAGGGTGAGGCCACTGTGGTGGAGCACCTTGGGGACAGGACGCTGGTCCATACCCGCCTAAGCGACGGCACCTCGGTCATCGCGCTCGACGGCGGACGCTCGCAGGTCGCGCCAGGGGACAGCGTGGCCCTCCGCTTCGATACCACCCAGTTGCATCTTTTCGATTCCACCGGTCGCGCCCACCACGCAGATTGA
- a CDS encoding carbohydrate ABC transporter permease, with translation MTPTTTRRYNIAGAIITILTVIAAIIWAFPIYWGIVSSFKLEDEVVRPYIELWPENPTLRHYWFALTETQIGSWYMNSVATALGVTVLTVSTSLLVGYAISQLRFPGRSLLWWLILASFMVPTQVLIINHFVLIANMGLLNTWAGIILPQLIHPVIIIVYKQFFDQVPKEFREAAVMDNASEFRILTKVYIPMNWGVTTALSIVTFIWAWNAFLWPFLAVTRTEMMTITVGITQVSDAFGVYYARQLASAVLAGFPVALAYLLFQRRVTQAITLSAGIKG, from the coding sequence ATGACCCCGACCACGACGCGACGCTACAACATCGCCGGAGCGATCATCACGATCCTGACGGTGATCGCCGCGATCATCTGGGCCTTCCCGATTTACTGGGGCATCGTCTCGTCCTTCAAGCTCGAGGACGAGGTCGTGCGCCCCTATATCGAACTCTGGCCCGAGAACCCAACTTTACGGCACTACTGGTTCGCCTTGACCGAGACGCAGATCGGCAGCTGGTACATGAATTCGGTGGCCACGGCCCTTGGGGTAACGGTGCTGACCGTCTCCACCTCGCTCTTGGTGGGCTATGCCATCAGCCAGCTCCGGTTTCCCGGTCGGAGCCTGCTGTGGTGGCTGATCCTGGCCAGCTTCATGGTCCCCACGCAGGTTCTTATCATCAACCATTTCGTGCTGATCGCGAATATGGGCCTGTTGAACACCTGGGCGGGGATCATCCTGCCGCAACTCATCCACCCGGTGATCATCATCGTCTATAAGCAGTTCTTCGACCAGGTTCCGAAAGAATTCCGCGAGGCGGCCGTGATGGACAACGCCTCTGAGTTCCGGATCCTGACCAAGGTCTACATTCCGATGAACTGGGGCGTGACCACGGCGCTTTCCATCGTCACCTTCATCTGGGCCTGGAACGCCTTCCTTTGGCCGTTCCTGGCGGTCACGCGGACCGAGATGATGACCATCACGGTCGGCATCACCCAAGTTAGTGACGCCTTCGGCGTCTATTACGCGCGGCAGCTGGCCTCGGCCGTGCTCGCCGGTTTCCCTGTCGCGCTCGCTTACCTGCTCTTTCAGCGGCGGGTAACGCAGGCCATCACGCTCAGTGCGGGGATCAAGGGGTAA
- a CDS encoding carbohydrate ABC transporter permease, with product MIRNARKDTLIAYVLIAPFVAIYGLIFVYPTIDMFILSFQDAPLISFGPQTAEWTGLDNYTRLPDDRRFDTAFWNTAYFVLLSVVPGTLVALAIALGITRLSGRLQALVLALFFLPYILPVSVVYRIWDWTLNFQFGIAMHLFDALGIDRVPIFKTSTWFMPAVAFVTIWWTCGFSILLFLAGLRAIPTEIYEAAELDNAGRWTVFRKLTWPLLWPVTALVLTIQLILQLKIFDQVYLFSIGGRPNDNLVMVYYIYQRAFQSDDGGRAAAIAVVLFLVVIVVSVLNFQLLRLAERKT from the coding sequence GTGATCCGCAACGCGAGAAAAGACACGCTGATCGCCTATGTCCTGATCGCACCCTTCGTGGCGATCTACGGGCTGATCTTCGTCTACCCGACGATCGACATGTTCATCCTGTCCTTTCAGGATGCGCCGCTGATCAGCTTCGGGCCGCAGACCGCAGAATGGACCGGTCTCGACAACTATACCCGTCTGCCAGATGACCGGCGCTTCGACACGGCCTTTTGGAACACGGCCTATTTCGTGCTGCTCAGCGTGGTTCCGGGGACGCTCGTGGCGCTTGCCATCGCCTTGGGCATCACGCGGCTCTCGGGGCGTCTTCAAGCACTCGTGCTGGCCTTGTTCTTCCTGCCCTACATCCTGCCGGTCTCTGTGGTCTACCGGATCTGGGACTGGACGCTGAATTTCCAATTCGGCATCGCCATGCATCTGTTCGATGCCTTGGGCATCGATCGTGTGCCGATCTTCAAGACCTCGACCTGGTTCATGCCCGCCGTGGCCTTCGTGACGATCTGGTGGACCTGCGGGTTCTCCATCCTGTTGTTTCTCGCGGGTCTGAGGGCGATCCCGACCGAAATCTACGAGGCGGCGGAACTGGATAATGCCGGACGCTGGACCGTCTTCCGGAAACTGACGTGGCCGCTGTTGTGGCCCGTCACGGCGCTGGTCCTGACGATCCAGCTGATCCTTCAGCTCAAGATCTTCGACCAAGTTTACCTGTTTTCCATAGGGGGGCGACCGAACGACAATCTGGTGATGGTTTACTACATCTACCAGCGCGCGTTCCAGAGTGACGACGGCGGGCGCGCTGCAGCCATCGCGGTGGTGCTCTTCCTGGTCGTCATCGTGGTTTCGGTGCTGAACTTCCAGCTTCTGCGCCTCGCGGAGCGCAAGACATGA